GCTATGAGATATACGATTGGATACGACATCGGTTCCTCCTCCGTGAAAGCGGCACTGCTGGATGTTGAAACGGGAAAATGCCTGGCTACAGCCATCAGTCCTGCACAGGAAATGCCTATGCTGGCACCTGTAGCCGGATGGGCAGAACAGGATCCGGAAATGTGGTGGCAGGAAGTACAAAATGCGACGAAAAAACTACAGCAACAGCATCCCTTTGATGGGAATGCTGTTGCTGGTATTGGTATCGCCTACCAGATGCACGGTCTGGTGTGTGTAGACAAAGACCAACAGGTACTGCGTCCTTCTATTATATGGTGTGACAGCCGTGCGGTTGAAATAGGTAATGAGGCCTTCAACAGCCTGGGACATAACTGGTCCCTGCAATATCTGCTGAATTCACCTGGTAACTTCACGGCTTCGAAATTGCGCTGGGTACAGCAGTTCGAGCCTGAGATCTATGAGCGCATTGACAAGATTATGCTGCCGGGCGACTTTATTGCCATGCGTCTGACAGGCGAAGCCGCTACTACGATCTCCGGGCTTTCTGAAGGGATCTTCTGGGATTTCAGCGGCCGTCAGGTTTCACCTGTATTACTGAAGCATTATAATATCGATGAACGCCTGTTGTCAACCATAGTGCCTACATTCGGTCTACAGGGAAAAGTGACTTCAAAGGCTGCTGCCATACTAGGTATCGCTGCCGGCACACCGGTAACCTACCGTGCAGGTGACCAGCCGAACAATGCGTTTTCTCTTAACGTATTGAAACCGGGTGAAGCTGCAACGACTGCGGGTACTTCCGGTGTAGTCTACGCTGTGCATGATCATATAGCTTTTGATGAAGAAAGCCGTGTGAATACATTCGTGCATGTTAATGATACAAAAGAAGCACCCCGCAATGGTGTATTAATGTGTCTTAACGGTACCGGTATCATGAACAGCTGGTTAAGACAGGTAACAGGTAACCTGGATTATAATGAAATGAATATCCTGGCAGCAAAAGCGCCTGCCGGTTCCCGGGGCTTAAACATTTATCCTTTTGGTAATGGAGCAGAACGTATCCTGAGCAATAAGGAAACTGGTGCAGTATTCAACGGGATTAACTTCAATATACACAGTCGTGAACACCTGCTGCGCGCCGCACAGGAAGGTATCGTATTTGCCCTGAAATATGGTATGGATATCATGACCGGAATGGGACTGAACATCCACCGTGTAAGGGCAGGACAGGCTAATATGTTCCTCAGTCCTCTTTTCCGCGAAGTATTTGCCAATACCGCCAATGTAGTGATCGAACTGTATAATACAGACGGGGCACAGGGGGCAGCAAGAGCTGCCGGTATAGGGGCAGGACTTTACAGTGAACAGGATGCATTCCGCGGCATGGAATGCCTGGCTACCATCGAGCCGGATGCCGCTTTACAACAACAGTATGCTGGTATCTACAACCAGTGGCTGGATGGCTTACAGCATATTATAAAGTAACTGCGTTACACGTTGGCAGTTACATGACATATATACACGTATTGGTTCAAAAAAAGAAAGAAAATGAGTATTACTTTAGGGAATCAGGAGTACTTCAAAGGCATTGGTAAAATAGCCTACGAAGGCCCTCAGTCAACAAATCCATTTGCTTATAAATGGTATGACGAGAACAGAAAGATCGGTGGTAAGACCATGAAGGAACTGTTCCGTTTTGCAGTATCCTACTGGCATACCTTCTGCGGCACCGGTGGCGATCCTTTCGGTCCCGGTACCAAAGCTTTTCCATGGTTAACTGCTACGGATGCAGTGCAGAGCGCTAAGGACAAAATGGATGCTGCTTTCGAATTTTTCACGAAACTGGGTGTTCCTTATTACTGCTTCCACGACGTGGACCTGGTAGACGAAGGTGTTTCCATCAGTGAGTACGAAAGCCGTATGCAGCAGATCGTGGAGTATGCAAAAGAAAAACAGAAAGCCAGCGGTGTAAAACTGCTGTGGGGCACTGCGAATGTATTCAGCAATCCGCGTTACATGAATGGTGCATCTACCAATCCTGATTTTTCTGTAGTCGCTTATGCTGGTACACAGGTAAAGAACTCCCTGGATGCAACGATTGCACTGGGTGGTGAGAACTACGTGTTCTGGGGCGGCCGTGAAGGGTATATGACCCTGCTGAATACAAACATGAAGCGTGAACAGGAACACCTGGCCCGCTTCCTGACAATGGCAAAAGATTATGCGCGTAAACAGGGCTTCAAAGGCACTTTCTTTATCGAGCCTAAGCCTTGTGAACCTACTAAACACCAGTACGATTATGATGCTGCAACCGTGATCGGTTTCCTGCGTCACTACGGACTGGATAAAGATTTTAAACTGAACCTGGAAGTGAACCACGCTACGCTGGCGGGACATACCTTCCAGCATGAGTTGCAGGTGGCTGCTGATGCAGATATGCTGGGTAGTATCGATGCTAATCGCGGTGATGCACAGAACGGATGGGATACTGACCAGTTCC
The DNA window shown above is from Chitinophaga agri and carries:
- a CDS encoding xylulokinase, giving the protein MRYTIGYDIGSSSVKAALLDVETGKCLATAISPAQEMPMLAPVAGWAEQDPEMWWQEVQNATKKLQQQHPFDGNAVAGIGIAYQMHGLVCVDKDQQVLRPSIIWCDSRAVEIGNEAFNSLGHNWSLQYLLNSPGNFTASKLRWVQQFEPEIYERIDKIMLPGDFIAMRLTGEAATTISGLSEGIFWDFSGRQVSPVLLKHYNIDERLLSTIVPTFGLQGKVTSKAAAILGIAAGTPVTYRAGDQPNNAFSLNVLKPGEAATTAGTSGVVYAVHDHIAFDEESRVNTFVHVNDTKEAPRNGVLMCLNGTGIMNSWLRQVTGNLDYNEMNILAAKAPAGSRGLNIYPFGNGAERILSNKETGAVFNGINFNIHSREHLLRAAQEGIVFALKYGMDIMTGMGLNIHRVRAGQANMFLSPLFREVFANTANVVIELYNTDGAQGAARAAGIGAGLYSEQDAFRGMECLATIEPDAALQQQYAGIYNQWLDGLQHIIK
- the xylA gene encoding xylose isomerase, encoding MSITLGNQEYFKGIGKIAYEGPQSTNPFAYKWYDENRKIGGKTMKELFRFAVSYWHTFCGTGGDPFGPGTKAFPWLTATDAVQSAKDKMDAAFEFFTKLGVPYYCFHDVDLVDEGVSISEYESRMQQIVEYAKEKQKASGVKLLWGTANVFSNPRYMNGASTNPDFSVVAYAGTQVKNSLDATIALGGENYVFWGGREGYMTLLNTNMKREQEHLARFLTMAKDYARKQGFKGTFFIEPKPCEPTKHQYDYDAATVIGFLRHYGLDKDFKLNLEVNHATLAGHTFQHELQVAADADMLGSIDANRGDAQNGWDTDQFPMNLNDMVEFMLVILEAGGFAGGGVNFDAKTRRNSTDLEDIFHAHIGGIDSFARAAVIAEKVLEQSPYKQFRKDRYASFDSGKGKAFEDGQLTLEDLRSFAVSNGEPKLISGKQEWLENIINQYI